From a single Betaproteobacteria bacterium genomic region:
- a CDS encoding NADP-dependent isocitrate dehydrogenase, producing the protein MAKIKVKNPIVEMDGDEMTRIIWQMIREKLILPYLDVDLKYFDLGMEHRDATDDKVTVDSAMATLKYGVAVKCATITPDEARVKEFNLKQMWKSPNGTIRNILDGTIFREPIICKNVPRLVSHWDKPVVVARHGFGDQYRATDFQFPGPGTLTMSFKPADGSPSIEREVFKSPGAGIALAMYNLDDSIKGFARACLTYGLERNYSVYLSTKNTILKVYDGRFKNLFQEIYDAEFAGKYEAAKLTYEHRLIDDMVAANMKWTGGYLWACKNYDGDVQSDTVAQGYGSLGLMTSVLMSPDGKTVEAEAAHGTVTRHYRMHQQGKPTSTNPIASIYAWTRGLIFRGKMDSTPEVVKFAELLEKVCVDVVESGRMTKDLAILIRPDHPYLTTEEFLGAVDSELKGRMH; encoded by the coding sequence CATCTGGCAGATGATTCGTGAAAAACTCATCCTTCCGTACCTCGACGTCGATCTCAAATATTTCGACCTGGGCATGGAGCATCGCGACGCGACCGACGATAAAGTGACTGTCGATTCGGCGATGGCGACCTTGAAATATGGCGTCGCGGTGAAATGCGCGACCATCACTCCCGATGAGGCGCGCGTCAAGGAATTCAATCTGAAGCAGATGTGGAAAAGCCCGAACGGTACCATCCGCAACATTCTCGATGGCACGATTTTCCGTGAGCCGATTATTTGCAAAAACGTGCCGCGACTGGTAAGCCACTGGGACAAGCCCGTTGTCGTGGCCCGTCATGGGTTTGGCGACCAGTATCGCGCCACCGATTTTCAATTCCCCGGTCCAGGCACCCTGACAATGTCATTCAAGCCGGCAGACGGCAGCCCGTCCATTGAGCGCGAAGTGTTCAAGTCACCCGGCGCCGGAATTGCTTTGGCGATGTATAACCTTGATGACTCCATCAAGGGCTTTGCCCGTGCCTGCCTGACCTACGGCCTCGAACGCAACTATTCGGTTTATCTTTCGACCAAGAACACTATCCTGAAAGTGTACGACGGCCGTTTCAAGAATCTTTTCCAGGAAATCTACGACGCGGAATTCGCCGGCAAATATGAAGCCGCCAAATTGACGTATGAACATCGCCTGATCGACGACATGGTCGCCGCCAACATGAAGTGGACCGGTGGCTACTTGTGGGCCTGCAAGAATTATGACGGTGATGTGCAATCCGATACCGTTGCGCAAGGCTACGGATCGCTGGGCCTGATGACGTCGGTATTGATGTCGCCGGACGGCAAGACCGTGGAAGCCGAGGCGGCACACGGCACTGTCACGCGGCACTACCGCATGCATCAGCAGGGAAAACCGACCTCGACCAATCCGATCGCGTCCATCTACGCTTGGACGCGCGGCCTGATTTTCCGCGGCAAGATGGACAGCACGCCGGAAGTGGTGAAATTTGCCGAGTTGCTGGAGAAGGTCTGCGTGGATGTTGTGGAATCGGGCCGGATGACCAAGGATTTGGCAATTCTGATTCGTCCTGATCACCCGTACCTTACGACCGAAGAGTTTCTCGGGGCAGTCGATTCCGAGCTCAAGGGCCGCATGCATTAA
- a CDS encoding thioredoxin family protein encodes MKRQILTAILTVLAASSSVAFAAASVGQPAPAFTMADLNGKQVKLADFRGKHVVLEWHNPHCPFVMKHYDSGNMPGLQSKYDGQDIVWLSINSTHPGHQDYESADKLKRYLAEKKASPDAYLIDADGKTGMEYAAKTTPHMYVINPAGMLVYAGAIDDKRSTSIDDIKTARNYLVAAVDESKAGKPVSTATTQPYGCSVKYR; translated from the coding sequence ATGAAAAGGCAAATTTTGACGGCAATACTCACCGTGCTGGCCGCATCTTCAAGCGTTGCCTTCGCCGCTGCATCGGTTGGACAACCCGCCCCGGCTTTCACAATGGCCGATCTCAATGGGAAGCAGGTGAAACTGGCTGATTTCAGGGGCAAGCACGTGGTTCTGGAATGGCACAACCCGCATTGTCCCTTCGTGATGAAGCACTACGACAGCGGAAACATGCCTGGTTTGCAAAGCAAATATGACGGCCAGGACATAGTGTGGTTGTCGATAAACTCCACGCATCCCGGCCATCAGGACTACGAAAGCGCCGACAAACTCAAGCGCTATCTGGCTGAAAAAAAAGCCTCACCCGATGCCTACCTGATTGACGCCGACGGCAAGACCGGAATGGAGTACGCCGCCAAGACCACGCCGCACATGTATGTGATCAATCCGGCGGGCATGCTGGTCTACGCAGGCGCCATCGACGACAAACGCTCCACGAGTATCGACGACATTAAAACCGCGCGGAATTACCTGGTTGCCGCCGTGGACGAATCGAAAGCCGGAAAACCAGTTTCAACGGCAACGACCCAGCCATACGGATGCAGTGTCAAGTACCGCTGA
- a CDS encoding Crp/Fnr family transcriptional regulator, giving the protein MLNVIPLFSNLTPAQLDRIGAHMTMRTVEKGEIILRQDEVAETIFIILAGQVKVYLTDMPDTDREVIVSTLGAGEFFGEISMFDMRPRTANVEALERTHLHTLSYESFAKAIEQSPDVARKVMASMAARLRHADRQIGTLALMNISSRVSRTLLELAIMSHGHRVVGKQFTQKDLAGMIGASREMVNRTLKSLTEQGYIAVQRKSITILNENLPVGY; this is encoded by the coding sequence GTGCTAAACGTCATTCCCCTGTTCAGCAATCTCACGCCCGCGCAACTTGACCGCATTGGCGCGCACATGACCATGCGTACGGTCGAGAAGGGAGAAATAATACTTCGCCAGGATGAAGTTGCCGAAACCATTTTTATCATCCTCGCCGGCCAGGTAAAGGTCTACCTGACCGATATGCCGGATACGGACCGGGAAGTCATTGTGAGCACCCTTGGAGCAGGCGAATTCTTCGGCGAGATTTCGATGTTCGATATGCGGCCGCGTACCGCCAACGTGGAAGCGCTGGAGCGCACGCATTTGCATACCCTGTCCTACGAGAGTTTTGCGAAAGCCATTGAACAATCGCCTGACGTTGCGCGCAAGGTAATGGCCAGCATGGCTGCGCGTCTGCGGCATGCTGACCGCCAGATCGGGACGCTCGCGCTGATGAATATCTCCAGCCGTGTCTCACGCACGTTGCTGGAGTTGGCCATCATGTCCCACGGTCATCGCGTCGTGGGCAAACAATTCACGCAGAAGGATCTGGCCGGCATGATTGGTGCCTCACGAGAAATGGTCAACCGTACCTTGAAGTCGCTAACCGAACAGGGTTACATCGCGGTACAGCGCAAGTCCATCACGATCCTGAATGAGAATCTTCCGGTGGGGTATTAG
- a CDS encoding alpha/beta hydrolase produces the protein MTRPVHVSKSLIAGSAGTIEVAANIPEAARLCAVAVVAHPHPLFGGTMDNKVVTSMARACTDAGAATWRFNFRGVGRTEGTHDEGRGETDDMLMVIRHACALNPGLPLWLSGFSFGGAITLAASAGVKAVEMILVAPSLKRITQWQDPPASGTIPESTLIIHGEQDDTVPLIDSLDWARPRNIPVVVVPGADHFFHQRLHIIKQIAARWLPGTK, from the coding sequence ATGACACGTCCCGTGCACGTTTCAAAATCCCTGATTGCCGGCAGCGCAGGCACCATCGAAGTCGCAGCAAATATTCCGGAGGCGGCCAGATTGTGTGCCGTCGCGGTGGTCGCCCATCCGCATCCCCTGTTTGGGGGCACCATGGACAACAAGGTTGTCACCAGCATGGCACGCGCATGCACGGACGCCGGTGCGGCGACATGGCGGTTCAATTTTCGCGGTGTCGGCAGGACTGAGGGTACGCATGATGAGGGGCGTGGCGAGACTGACGACATGCTGATGGTCATCCGGCATGCGTGCGCGCTCAATCCCGGGCTGCCTTTGTGGCTCTCCGGGTTTTCCTTTGGCGGCGCGATAACGCTCGCCGCCAGCGCGGGAGTCAAGGCGGTGGAGATGATCCTCGTGGCACCGTCGCTCAAGCGCATTACCCAGTGGCAAGACCCGCCCGCGAGCGGCACCATACCAGAAAGTACGTTGATTATTCATGGCGAACAGGACGACACCGTTCCACTGATCGACTCACTCGACTGGGCGCGTCCGCGTAATATCCCTGTCGTGGTGGTGCCTGGTGCGGATCATTTTTTTCATCAGCGACTGCATATCATCAAACAAATCGCGGCACGCTGGCTGCCCGGCACAAAATGA
- a CDS encoding (2Fe-2S) ferredoxin domain-containing protein gives MGYYKHHVFFCVNQRKDGSQCCNQHDAEGVRGYAKDCIKKLKMNGQGKVRINSSGCLDRCSEGPVIVVYPDDVWYTYVDKTDIDEIVSEHLQNGRIVERLKI, from the coding sequence ATGGGCTACTACAAGCACCACGTATTTTTTTGTGTGAATCAGCGCAAAGACGGAAGCCAATGCTGCAATCAGCACGACGCGGAAGGTGTGCGCGGATATGCAAAAGATTGCATCAAGAAACTGAAGATGAATGGACAAGGAAAGGTGCGTATCAATTCATCCGGCTGTCTCGATCGATGTTCGGAGGGGCCGGTAATAGTGGTGTATCCCGATGATGTCTGGTACACCTATGTCGACAAGACTGATATCGACGAGATCGTCTCCGAACACTTGCAGAATGGCCGCATAGTTGAACGGCTGAAAATATAA
- a CDS encoding VanZ family protein, whose product MSSPIIGNVSATEPSIANAGNRVGRGALAVYTMAIIYASLNPFFGWRTPESFGLFVWPRYLNGFDVALNVLAYLPFGGMLAAMQMRTPRWRDRTDEPLRVLAWTVLAGFVLSATMESLQTMLPVRVASPLDLIANAAGTFMGASILVSRWGRAQLARVLRWRYRHFARGDACSWGLLLLGAWFFAQLNPVIPFFEAGHIANPFDVATAQTPYDPLILLPQAVGITLNVCGFALFLSLWLQPGKRVILNVVLILALGLFTKVSTASLMLKAPQMVGWLAPATVIGLSGGLLLFAYFSRLGYRWRAFCATLFIFAGGLMAKMTSIYGAFDETMRLLNWPHGHLISFASLTRWIHEIWPLLAFLLAAWIFVKHRESQ is encoded by the coding sequence ATGTCGTCACCGATCATTGGCAATGTATCCGCCACAGAACCCTCGATAGCCAACGCCGGGAACCGGGTCGGCCGCGGAGCGTTGGCCGTATACACGATGGCCATCATCTATGCCAGCCTGAATCCCTTTTTCGGCTGGCGAACACCAGAGTCGTTCGGCCTGTTTGTATGGCCACGTTACCTGAACGGGTTCGACGTGGCGCTGAATGTACTTGCCTATCTGCCCTTTGGCGGCATGCTCGCGGCGATGCAAATGCGTACACCGCGCTGGCGTGACCGAACCGATGAACCCCTCAGGGTCCTGGCATGGACCGTCCTTGCGGGGTTTGTGTTATCGGCCACGATGGAGAGCCTGCAGACGATGTTGCCCGTACGCGTGGCATCACCGCTGGATCTCATCGCCAATGCCGCCGGTACATTTATGGGTGCCAGCATTCTGGTCAGCCGATGGGGGCGGGCGCAATTGGCCAGGGTCTTGCGCTGGCGGTATCGTCACTTTGCGCGAGGTGACGCATGCAGTTGGGGCCTGCTGCTGCTCGGGGCGTGGTTTTTTGCACAATTGAATCCGGTCATCCCATTTTTTGAAGCAGGTCACATTGCAAATCCATTCGACGTGGCAACCGCGCAGACGCCATATGATCCACTGATACTGTTGCCACAGGCCGTGGGGATTACCCTGAATGTATGTGGATTTGCGCTCTTCCTGTCGTTATGGCTTCAGCCCGGCAAACGCGTGATCCTGAACGTGGTGCTGATTCTTGCGCTGGGCTTGTTTACCAAGGTGTCCACCGCATCGTTGATGTTGAAAGCGCCGCAAATGGTAGGTTGGCTGGCGCCGGCCACGGTGATCGGACTCAGTGGTGGATTGTTACTTTTCGCCTATTTTTCACGCCTGGGCTATCGATGGCGGGCTTTTTGCGCGACGCTATTCATTTTCGCCGGCGGACTGATGGCGAAGATGACGAGCATTTACGGTGCCTTCGATGAAACAATGCGATTGCTCAACTGGCCGCATGGACACTTGATCAGTTTTGCCAGCCTGACGCGCTGGATCCACGAAATCTGGCCACTCCTTGCATTTCTGCTGGCGGCATGGATTTTCGTGAAACACCGCGAATCCCAATAG
- a CDS encoding gamma carbonic anhydrase family protein — protein sequence MIYSLGAFTPQLQGNNYIAANAAVVGNVVLGKNTSVWWSVVIRGDNDRITLGENVNIQDGSVLHSDEGVPLLLENDVSVGHLAMLHGCTVKEGSLIGIKAVVLNRAVIGRECLIGANSLVPEGKVIPDRSLVLGSPGRVIRQLQDDEVKMIRWISQHYVANAERYLRELKPADAW from the coding sequence ATGATTTATTCTCTTGGCGCCTTCACGCCGCAACTCCAGGGCAACAATTACATCGCCGCCAATGCGGCGGTGGTGGGAAACGTGGTGCTGGGCAAAAATACCAGCGTCTGGTGGAGCGTGGTAATTCGCGGTGATAACGACCGCATCACACTGGGTGAAAACGTCAACATCCAGGATGGTTCGGTATTGCACTCGGATGAAGGCGTACCGCTGCTGCTGGAAAATGACGTGAGCGTCGGCCATTTGGCGATGTTGCATGGCTGTACGGTGAAAGAAGGCTCGCTCATCGGCATCAAAGCCGTCGTGCTGAATCGCGCCGTCATTGGCCGCGAATGCCTGATCGGCGCGAATTCCCTGGTTCCCGAAGGCAAAGTGATCCCCGATCGTTCATTGGTGCTCGGTTCGCCGGGCCGGGTCATCCGCCAGCTTCAGGACGATGAAGTAAAAATGATCCGCTGGATATCGCAACATTACGTCGCGAACGCCGAGCGCTATCTGCGCGAGCTGAAACCAGCAGACGCTTGGTGA